Proteins from a genomic interval of Sphingobacterium sp. SYP-B4668:
- a CDS encoding SDR family NAD(P)-dependent oxidoreductase has translation MKRLENKVAIITGAAGGLGASQALLFAQQGAKVFLTDIQEQELRHMVSQITSKGGIADYMVHDVTTEDDWEAVVKRTVELYGGIHILVNNAGITGNIMNSLLDTSVAEFKKVMEINMLSQFIGIKAVVPYMKKNNGGSIINISSIAGIVGSARATAYTASKGAVRSFSKGAAFEFAHDNIRVNSVHPGYVATPMTKNLQNADEFKAMAIGITPLGREAVPDEIAYGVLYLASDESAYTTGTEMVIDGGNTSV, from the coding sequence ATGAAACGATTAGAAAATAAAGTGGCAATCATCACAGGGGCTGCCGGCGGCTTGGGCGCATCGCAAGCATTGCTTTTTGCGCAACAGGGTGCCAAAGTATTTCTTACTGATATTCAAGAGCAGGAGCTTAGACACATGGTTAGTCAGATTACTTCTAAAGGAGGTATCGCAGACTACATGGTTCATGATGTCACTACCGAAGATGATTGGGAGGCGGTGGTAAAGAGAACTGTCGAGTTGTATGGAGGTATACATATCCTGGTGAACAATGCTGGAATTACAGGAAATATTATGAACAGCTTACTAGATACATCTGTTGCGGAGTTTAAGAAAGTTATGGAAATAAATATGTTGAGCCAGTTTATCGGCATAAAAGCTGTTGTCCCTTATATGAAAAAAAACAATGGTGGGTCCATCATCAATATATCTTCCATTGCTGGGATAGTAGGATCGGCCAGAGCGACAGCTTATACCGCTTCTAAAGGTGCCGTCAGGAGTTTTTCTAAGGGCGCTGCTTTCGAGTTTGCGCATGATAATATACGCGTTAACTCTGTACATCCAGGGTATGTTGCTACACCAATGACCAAAAATCTGCAAAATGCTGATGAATTCAAAGCGATGGCAATCGGTATCACCCCGCTAGGCCGTGAAGCTGTCCCAGATGAAATCGCTTATGGCGTACTATATCTGGCTTCAGATGAATCTGCGTACACTACAGGTACTGAAATGGTAATAGATGGTGGTAATACATCAGTCTAA
- a CDS encoding pirin family protein, which yields MTQREIQRKWFVIPQKDTPLHKQNLVLPYDNWEEFDPFLIMVEDNMKKGAFDHHPHRGIETVTYMIDGMLNHRDNQGNRGELRKGDAQWMTAGKGILHIEEAQEDGFAHLLQLWVNLPKADKMVEPRYQEVLHVLAPLRKDDGVKVKVISGSSGSVFSDTKNYVPVTMVEISLENGRSTYQDFPADFNGFIFIIDGAGIFGSNKVVGNKNEVLWLSTSIDSPSEVELYATERLLCLVITGKPLREPIALKGPFVMNTEEEIKEAFKDFRQGKFGIWTD from the coding sequence ATGACACAAAGAGAAATCCAAAGAAAATGGTTCGTGATACCTCAAAAAGATACGCCGTTGCACAAACAAAATCTTGTATTGCCATACGATAATTGGGAGGAGTTCGATCCATTTTTAATTATGGTTGAAGACAACATGAAGAAGGGAGCGTTTGATCATCATCCGCATCGCGGTATAGAAACGGTAACTTATATGATAGATGGTATGCTTAATCATAGAGATAACCAGGGAAATAGAGGAGAATTGAGAAAAGGAGATGCTCAATGGATGACTGCAGGCAAAGGTATTTTACACATAGAAGAAGCGCAGGAAGATGGATTTGCACATTTACTTCAATTGTGGGTTAATCTACCTAAAGCAGATAAAATGGTAGAACCTAGGTATCAGGAGGTCTTGCACGTATTAGCACCGCTACGTAAAGACGATGGCGTAAAAGTTAAAGTAATTTCGGGATCTTCAGGGTCAGTTTTTTCAGACACTAAAAACTACGTGCCTGTAACAATGGTCGAAATTTCTTTAGAGAATGGTCGATCTACTTATCAAGATTTTCCAGCAGATTTCAATGGTTTTATATTCATCATAGACGGAGCTGGTATTTTTGGGTCCAATAAAGTAGTTGGAAATAAGAATGAAGTTCTTTGGTTATCTACTTCCATTGACAGCCCTAGTGAAGTGGAATTGTATGCGACGGAAAGATTATTATGTTTAGTAATAACGGGTAAACCCTTGCGGGAGCCAATTGCATTAAAAGGTCCTTTTGTTATGAATACCGAAGAAGAAATCAAAGAAGCATTTAAAGATTTTAGGCAAGGGAAATTTGGCATATGGACTGATTAA
- a CDS encoding YceI family protein: protein MAKTNWAIDPSHSHIGFKVKYMIFTNVSGMFKDFQAVIESVDDQIETLKVSFTANVSSIDTNSIDRDDHLRSSDFFDVVRYPIISFESTNIIQNSHNRFDMLGKFTIRDITRSIALEVEYNELMKDPWGKTIVGLSLSGKVNRSDYGLDWNTSLETGGLLVGEEIKLFSDIQLIRQ from the coding sequence ATGGCTAAAACAAATTGGGCGATAGACCCTTCACATTCTCATATAGGATTTAAGGTCAAATACATGATATTTACAAATGTCTCCGGCATGTTCAAAGATTTTCAAGCAGTTATAGAAAGCGTTGATGACCAAATTGAAACCTTGAAAGTCTCTTTTACAGCTAATGTTAGCTCTATTGATACAAATAGTATCGACCGTGATGACCATCTAAGAAGTTCTGACTTTTTTGATGTAGTGAGATATCCTATTATTTCTTTTGAATCTACTAATATCATACAAAATAGTCATAATCGCTTTGACATGTTGGGAAAATTTACAATAAGAGATATAACCAGAAGCATAGCTCTTGAGGTAGAGTATAATGAGTTGATGAAAGACCCTTGGGGAAAAACGATAGTGGGACTATCTTTATCTGGAAAAGTAAATAGAAGTGATTATGGTTTAGATTGGAACACCTCTCTTGAAACGGGTGGCTTGTTAGTAGGAGAAGAAATCAAACTTTTTTCTGATATACAGTTAATAAGGCAATAA
- a CDS encoding DoxX family protein: MKKIIQAIVDPNSEDTLYHTVLLGFRMLLSAEMIYIYGLENIIMDVGLAQQLPNPFLLNPTLNMFFLLIANILCPFLVILGCFTRLSVLPILAMTLVEYLVLQSYDSPLVKGLSFTYSLSYFLILFLGSGKYSLDYLIYHKTRRIY, encoded by the coding sequence ATGAAAAAGATTATTCAAGCTATTGTAGATCCAAATTCGGAGGATACACTTTATCATACTGTTTTATTAGGATTTAGAATGTTATTATCTGCCGAAATGATTTATATATATGGGCTTGAAAACATAATCATGGATGTAGGGCTAGCTCAACAATTGCCTAACCCATTCTTGCTAAATCCAACTTTGAATATGTTTTTTTTACTTATTGCAAATATTTTATGTCCATTTCTGGTTATACTTGGATGCTTCACTAGACTTTCAGTGTTGCCTATACTAGCAATGACGCTCGTTGAATATTTAGTCCTGCAAAGTTATGATTCGCCTCTAGTAAAAGGTCTATCCTTCACGTACAGTTTGTCTTATTTTTTGATTCTATTTTTAGGATCTGGGAAATACTCCTTGGATTATCTTATATACCATAAAACTAGAAGAATTTACTAA
- a CDS encoding nuclear transport factor 2 family protein, translating into MKTPIEIIELFLENTTNADIIHMLVNPEAVYISLNFSNPELQRILPWTGTHYEGAKGFIDTFSGVNEYWTIQTFEVQDIFSEGDKVAVFGSFTYTSKTLSKKVTSPFSILAKVKNEKIYHFMFMEDTFATAASFRMTPAGKFHSDPKATEFIL; encoded by the coding sequence ATGAAAACACCAATAGAAATCATCGAGTTGTTTTTAGAAAACACGACTAATGCCGATATAATACATATGCTTGTTAATCCAGAAGCTGTCTATATTTCATTAAATTTTAGTAATCCTGAATTACAGAGAATTTTGCCTTGGACAGGAACTCATTATGAAGGCGCAAAAGGTTTTATTGATACATTTTCCGGTGTCAATGAATATTGGACAATCCAGACTTTTGAAGTACAGGATATCTTTTCAGAAGGTGACAAAGTAGCCGTCTTTGGCAGTTTTACTTACACTTCTAAGACGCTTAGCAAAAAGGTTACTAGTCCTTTTTCAATCTTGGCGAAAGTGAAAAATGAAAAAATATATCACTTTATGTTCATGGAAGATACTTTTGCTACAGCCGCTAGTTTTAGAATGACACCAGCGGGTAAGTTTCATAGCGATCCAAAAGCAACAGAATTTATTTTATAA
- a CDS encoding GNAT family N-acetyltransferase yields the protein MEIIIQEDSNKGYAMARVNGVRAGVMTYSKAGDNLIIIDSTDVYDAYKGQGIGKNMLYKIVEMARKKNIKIIPLCPFSVSVFKKNAEISDVLK from the coding sequence ATGGAAATAATAATCCAAGAAGATTCGAATAAAGGATATGCAATGGCTCGGGTCAATGGGGTACGAGCAGGAGTGATGACTTATTCAAAGGCAGGGGACAACTTAATCATCATAGATTCGACAGATGTCTATGACGCTTACAAAGGTCAGGGTATCGGCAAAAATATGCTCTATAAAATAGTAGAAATGGCTAGAAAAAAGAATATTAAGATCATACCGCTTTGCCCTTTTTCTGTAAGTGTTTTTAAAAAGAATGCAGAGATCAGTGATGTGCTCAAATAA
- a CDS encoding GNAT family N-acetyltransferase, with the protein MKPLFESIPLVINEGKKRFEIQIQGNYAFINFSIFGTQIALRHTETDPELAGTGAASAIVEKTLHYIEDQQLKLLPFCPFVFAYIKRHAEWKRIVSAKFKDYDKL; encoded by the coding sequence ATGAAACCTCTATTTGAAAGTATACCCTTGGTGATTAATGAAGGTAAGAAACGATTTGAAATCCAAATTCAAGGAAATTATGCGTTTATTAATTTTAGTATATTTGGAACCCAAATCGCATTAAGACATACCGAAACAGATCCAGAATTAGCTGGGACAGGAGCAGCAAGCGCAATTGTTGAAAAGACATTACACTATATAGAAGACCAACAACTTAAGTTATTGCCATTTTGTCCATTTGTATTTGCCTATATAAAAAGACATGCCGAATGGAAACGAATTGTAAGTGCTAAATTTAAAGATTATGACAAACTTTAA
- a CDS encoding (4Fe-4S)-binding protein, whose translation MDTVEYPNGEITVLWKPKLCKHEGICVKTLSKVYNPKSRPWIKVENATTQELLDQVAKCPSGALSIKKHLIYGT comes from the coding sequence ATGGACACAGTAGAATATCCAAATGGTGAAATTACAGTACTTTGGAAACCGAAATTATGCAAACATGAAGGAATTTGCGTCAAAACCCTTTCTAAAGTTTATAATCCCAAATCCCGTCCTTGGATCAAAGTTGAAAATGCAACCACTCAAGAGCTTTTAGATCAAGTTGCTAAATGTCCATCAGGAGCATTGAGTATTAAAAAACACCTTATTTATGGAACATAA
- a CDS encoding OsmC family protein, whose product MKYILEEPLRGTIGLQKYKTTMYWRNGQFVTDEPQKLGGEDLGPDPYTLLLASLVGCTLATLKMYIDHKDLNILAISVEANLYHKIVNQDVVTYIERTINFKDFPDVALHQRLLRVAENCPVSKLLKGSILISTKIS is encoded by the coding sequence ATGAAATATATACTTGAAGAACCGCTTCGTGGAACAATAGGTCTACAGAAATACAAAACTACTATGTATTGGAGGAATGGACAATTCGTCACCGATGAACCGCAAAAATTGGGAGGTGAAGACCTAGGACCTGATCCATATACTTTGTTGCTTGCCTCACTCGTAGGGTGTACACTTGCGACTTTGAAAATGTATATAGATCATAAAGATTTGAATATATTAGCGATAAGCGTTGAGGCTAACTTATACCATAAGATTGTCAATCAAGACGTAGTTACATACATCGAACGTACAATTAATTTTAAAGATTTTCCGGATGTCGCGCTACACCAACGATTGTTGAGAGTGGCAGAAAACTGTCCAGTTTCCAAATTATTAAAAGGAAGCATTCTTATTTCGACAAAAATAAGCTAA
- a CDS encoding pirin family protein yields MLDIVIEARKAAISPYFKVKRILPYQLRRMVGPFIFMDHGGPFNLPNDPTINFDVLPHPHIGLSTVSYLLSGNVTHRDSLGVEQIIKPGEINWMTAGKGIVHSERFEDPVMLAGGKMEMLQTWVALPEKDEEINPTFKNYQPEDLPIFTDTGVWMRLIAGEVYGLKSAVQTHSPLFYVHVELQVGGRFGLPTGYSERGVYIVNGMVEVNGINYTEGQLLVFTKGVDPLIIAKEKTTLMLLGGEHLGHRYIWWNFVSSNKERIEQAKEDWRQGRIIMPPTDNEEFVPLPDDKSKPAGGPPPNALS; encoded by the coding sequence ATGCTTGATATAGTAATAGAAGCCAGAAAAGCGGCGATTTCTCCTTATTTTAAAGTAAAAAGAATATTGCCTTATCAGCTAAGGCGCATGGTTGGCCCTTTTATTTTCATGGATCACGGCGGCCCGTTCAATTTACCGAATGACCCAACGATTAATTTTGATGTCTTGCCTCATCCCCATATTGGTCTATCGACGGTGAGTTATCTTCTAAGTGGGAATGTGACCCACAGGGATAGTCTTGGCGTCGAGCAAATCATCAAGCCTGGCGAGATCAATTGGATGACTGCGGGGAAGGGGATTGTACATAGTGAAAGATTCGAAGATCCCGTTATGCTCGCAGGAGGCAAGATGGAGATGCTACAGACATGGGTAGCACTGCCTGAAAAGGATGAAGAAATTAACCCAACATTCAAAAATTACCAGCCCGAAGATCTTCCAATTTTTACAGATACAGGTGTTTGGATGCGACTTATAGCGGGCGAGGTATATGGATTGAAAAGCGCTGTGCAGACCCATTCGCCTTTGTTTTATGTTCACGTAGAACTGCAAGTTGGTGGTCGATTCGGGTTGCCAACAGGCTATAGTGAACGTGGTGTCTACATTGTAAACGGTATGGTAGAGGTTAATGGGATAAACTATACAGAGGGCCAATTATTAGTATTCACCAAAGGCGTGGACCCCCTGATCATAGCAAAAGAAAAGACAACCTTGATGCTATTGGGTGGGGAGCATTTAGGGCACCGTTATATCTGGTGGAATTTTGTATCAAGTAATAAAGAGCGCATAGAGCAAGCCAAAGAAGATTGGCGACAGGGGCGTATTATAATGCCACCAACGGACAATGAAGAATTCGTACCATTGCCTGATGATAAGAGCAAACCTGCAGGAGGACCACCACCCAATGCCTTGTCTTAA
- a CDS encoding LLM class flavin-dependent oxidoreductase — protein sequence MEIGIDSFASAKYGNATLSDADAMEQLLERIVHADQAGLAIYGIGEHHKKDYLDSSPAVILAAAAALTNKIRLASAVAVLSTSDPVRLYQSFATLDLISRGRAEMVVGRGSAIEAYPLFGYNLHDYDTLFKEKLHLLLKIRKEIFITWTGKFRPALENQPVYPRSVQEKLPIWLGVGGTPESFSRAGSLGLPLMVAIIGGETARFRPLIDLYRKAGAEAGFTPDQLQVGIHSPGYVADTDQQAINEYYPGYAQLWTKAGKERGWPPITREHFDAAISPKGVLIVGGPEQVAAKLMRHSEALGGIDRFTFQMDNAGLTHDQLLRSIELIGSEVIPRINNYLK from the coding sequence ATGGAGATAGGAATAGATAGTTTTGCATCTGCCAAATACGGAAATGCCACCTTGTCTGATGCCGATGCGATGGAACAATTGCTGGAGCGTATCGTGCACGCCGATCAAGCAGGATTAGCCATTTACGGCATAGGTGAACATCACAAAAAGGATTATTTGGATTCTTCACCAGCAGTAATATTAGCTGCAGCTGCAGCATTGACTAACAAAATTCGACTTGCGAGCGCTGTAGCTGTCTTAAGTACTTCCGACCCAGTAAGGTTGTATCAGAGTTTTGCAACCCTTGATTTGATTAGCAGAGGTCGCGCCGAGATGGTCGTTGGAAGGGGATCCGCTATTGAAGCCTATCCACTTTTTGGTTATAATTTGCATGACTATGACACGCTATTCAAAGAAAAATTGCACCTACTTCTAAAAATTAGGAAAGAAATATTCATCACTTGGACAGGAAAGTTTCGTCCTGCTTTAGAAAATCAGCCTGTATATCCGAGGTCTGTGCAAGAGAAGTTGCCTATTTGGTTGGGCGTAGGTGGTACGCCCGAATCTTTCTCGCGCGCTGGAAGCTTGGGCCTGCCACTCATGGTGGCAATCATCGGTGGCGAAACGGCACGTTTTCGTCCGTTAATCGATTTGTATCGCAAGGCAGGTGCGGAAGCTGGCTTCACGCCAGACCAACTGCAAGTCGGTATTCATTCACCAGGTTATGTTGCCGATACCGATCAGCAAGCGATTAACGAATATTATCCCGGTTATGCCCAATTGTGGACCAAAGCAGGTAAAGAGCGTGGCTGGCCACCTATTACGAGAGAACATTTTGATGCTGCAATCTCGCCCAAGGGAGTATTAATAGTTGGAGGTCCAGAGCAGGTTGCTGCCAAATTGATGAGACATAGTGAAGCCTTAGGAGGAATTGATCGTTTTACCTTTCAAATGGATAATGCTGGATTGACTCATGATCAACTTTTACGATCTATTGAACTAATCGGAAGTGAAGTCATTCCACGTATTAACAATTATTTAAAATAG
- a CDS encoding TlpA family protein disulfide reductase yields MKHFYAKGRAMTYLQRDNRTKLFQYPEQRPSDEALGSITDYLQLYFRIKLRVYIVLLMALAMVSNGFNFFAKLPKGIQAVLTLVCIVSMFTVSAQELPGNQRAANGLSDSIAGKVISTENKIYLQNVEIRNRLDETIALTDARGGFRISGTAAHDTLSFYYRGYKPVSLMLRPSTQRPQIVPLDLDTPQIERLVVGDTLPTSLSEQAFRLVAPKDGKPFLRLADHMDKKLLVLDFWTVWCTPCIKSVNEWHKMKQIYGDDLEIVTVHVDYEYKARPFVEQQGWTLPTVYGPGFDLLNRSFFDKYQTGGVVWIQGGKVTAIYYGCPENYDLVGPIMRGEPVTPRSTLPNTYMTGKEQGHER; encoded by the coding sequence ATGAAGCATTTTTATGCTAAGGGGAGAGCTATGACTTATTTGCAACGAGACAACAGGACTAAATTATTCCAATATCCGGAACAGAGGCCAAGCGATGAGGCTTTAGGTTCCATTACAGATTACCTCCAACTGTATTTCCGTATTAAGCTTAGGGTGTATATCGTATTGCTGATGGCTCTTGCCATGGTCTCGAATGGTTTCAATTTTTTCGCTAAGTTACCGAAGGGTATACAGGCCGTTCTGACATTGGTCTGTATAGTTTCTATGTTTACTGTTTCGGCCCAAGAGCTGCCCGGCAACCAACGGGCGGCAAATGGGCTATCCGACAGCATTGCCGGTAAAGTAATATCTACCGAGAACAAGATATATCTCCAAAATGTAGAGATCCGTAACCGGCTCGACGAAACCATCGCCCTGACCGACGCCAGGGGTGGTTTCAGGATATCAGGGACTGCTGCCCATGACACCCTGTCGTTCTATTATCGGGGGTACAAACCTGTCTCCCTTATGTTGCGGCCTTCCACCCAGCGGCCGCAAATAGTGCCGCTCGACCTGGATACACCGCAGATCGAACGCCTGGTGGTCGGGGATACCCTCCCGACATCCCTCTCGGAGCAGGCCTTCCGATTGGTAGCCCCCAAGGACGGGAAGCCCTTTTTGCGGCTTGCAGACCACATGGACAAGAAACTGTTGGTGCTCGATTTTTGGACGGTCTGGTGCACGCCCTGTATCAAGTCCGTCAACGAATGGCATAAGATGAAGCAGATATACGGTGACGACCTGGAAATCGTCACCGTACATGTGGACTACGAATACAAGGCCCGCCCATTCGTAGAGCAGCAGGGGTGGACCCTGCCCACGGTCTATGGGCCCGGGTTCGACCTGTTGAACCGCTCATTCTTTGACAAGTACCAGACAGGGGGAGTGGTCTGGATACAAGGGGGGAAGGTCACGGCCATTTATTATGGCTGTCCCGAGAATTACGACCTGGTAGGGCCGATAATGAGGGGGGAGCCGGTGACCCCTCGGTCTACCCTGCCCAATACCTATATGACAGGAAAGGAGCAGGGCCATGAGAGGTAA
- a CDS encoding SusC/RagA family TonB-linked outer membrane protein — protein MRGNSILLSCICWCSIAAGQQLTVQVKDSISGEPIPGATVSFEKSSRVVKLADDHRLSVEAKDGGYIDIGHLGYLTKRIRLEEHRSRYVVLLGPSVTTIEEVVINTGYYKVPKERAAGSFVFLDKDDLQRAKGGNVLQRMDGIASGVQFIGPDSYGRQDIRVRGLSTIESDATPLIVLDNFPYEGDIDNIDPNDIESITVLKDASASSIWGARAGNGVIVLTTKQGRGGKGVGIDLSYDHRFEDRPDLLYSRDWLPATEVMQIEKQRFGAGLYTFGDRIPNPLYPELLQQHALGELTDARLRSHEQDLGAADTRRQAMQHLYRPARSAQYFLGIESGTDRSSSYIGLGSSRNQGANIGVSDSRLNLSARNRYVPLSWMSLQSEISFVGSRARDNGITLQDLATGNMAISPYIELRDAQGNAGAIIKDIGYAYAKGSLANGLLDWMYRPLDELRHMDHVKHGEELRLKSSLDLKPFRGGNLQLSYMFTQGNGRSTSTYEKESYYARNLINRFTQPDGTQVIPDNGISYAANPGRTTAHYGRAQVNLDRSFTGHHRLDGLLGMELRHAVNELFPGNILYNYDTRYQTGTAMFNFNQFYPTLPNGSLKIPGASHLHTVGTNRDFSYYANVGYGYRSRYILNSSLRWDGSNLFGVKANQKGVPLWSVGGSWLLSEERSYPFGKSLPHLKLRATYGLSGNVNRSITHFPVVRFTTDQESGNTAASLTSVGNPSLKWEEVRTLNLAVDIGTRGNRIKGSVEFYKKWGNDLIGDNDMDPTTGITGSYKINYANIESTGVDFSLSARNLDGPFGWYTDFLFQHVKGKVTRFSTDRRILPFQYVSAAAPAFQGVSKDMQYAYPWHGLSSENGLPEMYIDGELSSKYWSYINSYVKPDMLVPVGVRIPTWFGTLKNRFTYRGIALDIMLEGKFGHKYRRSSMSPTGEIYQRYHMDYYARWQRAGDELRTDVPAQVPIAATDNELLGAGTYYQYAEVLYERGDHIRIKDIRLSYGLPRHLAGRLKLRHIGVSVYARNLGLVWKASRYGLDPDYPTSEYRPPMSCTLSLHANF, from the coding sequence ATGAGAGGTAACTCGATATTATTGTCGTGCATATGCTGGTGCAGTATCGCCGCAGGCCAACAGCTTACCGTCCAGGTCAAGGACAGCATCTCCGGAGAGCCGATACCTGGTGCGACCGTAAGCTTCGAAAAGAGCAGCAGGGTAGTCAAACTGGCCGATGACCACCGCTTGTCGGTGGAAGCTAAAGATGGGGGGTACATCGACATCGGGCATCTGGGATATCTCACCAAAAGGATAAGGCTCGAGGAGCACCGATCGCGGTATGTCGTATTATTGGGGCCATCCGTCACCACCATAGAGGAGGTCGTCATCAACACGGGGTACTACAAAGTCCCCAAAGAAAGAGCCGCAGGCTCGTTCGTCTTCCTGGACAAAGATGACCTGCAACGGGCCAAAGGGGGCAATGTACTGCAGCGAATGGACGGTATCGCTTCCGGCGTGCAGTTTATCGGCCCCGATTCCTATGGACGCCAAGACATCCGGGTACGTGGCCTGAGCACGATCGAGTCGGATGCTACCCCGCTGATCGTCCTGGACAACTTTCCGTACGAGGGGGACATCGACAATATCGACCCCAACGATATCGAGAGCATTACCGTCCTAAAGGACGCCTCGGCTTCCTCCATATGGGGAGCAAGGGCAGGCAACGGTGTCATCGTGCTGACCACCAAACAAGGACGTGGCGGCAAAGGCGTCGGCATCGACCTCAGCTACGACCATCGCTTCGAGGACAGGCCCGATCTGCTGTATTCCAGGGATTGGCTGCCCGCTACGGAAGTGATGCAGATCGAAAAGCAACGTTTCGGGGCCGGACTGTACACCTTCGGGGATCGCATCCCCAATCCACTCTACCCCGAGCTCCTGCAGCAGCATGCACTTGGAGAACTGACGGATGCCCGCCTACGATCCCATGAGCAAGACCTTGGTGCAGCCGATACGCGCAGACAGGCGATGCAGCATCTGTACAGGCCCGCTCGCTCGGCACAATATTTCTTGGGTATCGAGTCGGGTACCGACCGGTCATCGTCCTATATCGGGCTCGGATCGTCCCGCAACCAGGGGGCCAATATCGGTGTGTCCGATAGCCGGCTCAACCTGAGCGCACGCAATCGATATGTGCCGCTCAGCTGGATGTCCCTACAGAGCGAGATCTCCTTTGTGGGGAGCCGTGCCCGGGACAACGGTATCACGCTCCAAGACCTGGCCACCGGCAATATGGCCATATCCCCCTACATCGAATTGCGGGATGCCCAAGGTAATGCAGGTGCCATCATCAAGGATATCGGGTATGCATATGCCAAAGGCAGCTTGGCCAATGGCCTGTTGGACTGGATGTACAGGCCCCTCGACGAGCTGCGCCATATGGACCATGTCAAGCACGGCGAAGAACTGCGGTTGAAGTCCTCGCTGGACCTGAAACCCTTTCGGGGAGGTAACTTGCAGCTCAGCTACATGTTCACGCAGGGCAATGGTCGATCGACGAGTACTTATGAAAAAGAGAGCTATTATGCACGCAACCTGATCAATAGGTTTACCCAACCCGATGGCACGCAGGTAATCCCCGATAACGGGATATCCTACGCCGCCAATCCCGGCCGGACCACCGCGCATTACGGTAGGGCGCAGGTAAACCTAGATCGTAGCTTTACCGGGCACCATCGTCTGGACGGGTTGCTCGGAATGGAGCTCAGGCATGCCGTCAACGAGCTCTTCCCCGGGAATATATTGTACAACTATGATACACGGTACCAGACAGGCACCGCCATGTTCAATTTCAACCAGTTCTATCCCACCTTGCCCAACGGTTCGCTGAAGATCCCCGGTGCGTCCCACCTACATACCGTAGGGACCAATAGGGATTTTTCCTATTATGCCAATGTGGGCTATGGTTATCGGTCCCGATACATATTGAATTCCAGCCTACGCTGGGACGGCTCCAATCTTTTTGGCGTCAAGGCCAACCAGAAAGGCGTGCCGCTCTGGTCCGTTGGCGGCAGTTGGCTGCTAAGCGAAGAGCGGTCCTATCCGTTCGGGAAAAGCCTGCCCCATTTGAAGTTGCGGGCCACCTATGGGCTGTCCGGTAACGTGAACCGTTCCATTACCCATTTTCCGGTCGTACGTTTCACCACGGACCAAGAATCCGGTAATACGGCCGCTTCGCTGACGAGCGTGGGCAACCCTTCCCTAAAATGGGAAGAGGTGCGAACACTGAACCTCGCCGTCGATATCGGTACGAGAGGGAACAGGATAAAAGGCAGTGTCGAATTCTATAAAAAATGGGGCAACGACCTCATCGGTGACAACGACATGGATCCTACCACCGGAATAACGGGTAGCTACAAGATCAACTACGCCAATATCGAATCTACCGGGGTGGACTTCTCCCTCTCCGCCCGTAATCTGGACGGGCCGTTCGGTTGGTATACCGATTTTCTTTTCCAACACGTAAAAGGCAAGGTCACCCGTTTTTCGACGGATAGACGAATCCTCCCGTTCCAGTATGTAAGCGCCGCAGCACCTGCATTCCAAGGTGTCTCAAAGGATATGCAGTATGCGTATCCCTGGCATGGGCTATCCTCCGAGAACGGTCTGCCCGAGATGTACATCGATGGGGAGCTGTCATCGAAGTACTGGAGCTACATCAATTCGTACGTAAAGCCCGACATGTTGGTGCCCGTGGGGGTAAGGATACCCACGTGGTTCGGGACCCTGAAAAACAGGTTTACCTACCGGGGGATCGCGCTGGATATCATGTTGGAGGGGAAATTCGGGCATAAATACCGCAGGTCGTCGATGTCCCCCACCGGAGAGATATACCAACGTTACCACATGGATTATTATGCGCGTTGGCAAAGGGCCGGGGATGAGCTCCGAACCGATGTGCCTGCCCAGGTACCGATCGCCGCTACCGACAATGAGCTGCTCGGGGCCGGGACATACTACCAGTATGCAGAGGTGCTGTACGAACGGGGGGACCATATCCGGATAAAAGATATCCGGCTCTCCTATGGACTGCCACGGCACCTGGCCGGGAGATTGAAGCTGCGCCACATCGGGGTATCCGTCTATGCCCGCAACCTCGGGCTGGTCTGGAAGGCCAGTAGATATGGGCTGGACCCAGATTATCCCACTTCGGAGTACCGCCCCCCGATGAGCTGTACACTATCCCTTCACGCTAATTTTTAA